A window of Stutzerimonas stutzeri genomic DNA:
CGTGATTTGCCTCGGTCGATCAGCTGGAGCGTAATGGTCAGCGAAGGCTCGATGTTCATTACCGATGAGCGCGGCCAGCACGAAGTGCCGCTGGAGTGGCTGATCGGCGAGCGCGGCTAGGCGCTCAGCGATGGTAGAGGAGGGCGCGACGGCCCTCCTATGTTGGCGTCAGGACTGCCAGAACTGCACGAAGGCGTTAAACGACATCACCACCCCAACCGCCGTGGCCAGCATGGCCAATATGCCGAACACCAGCATCCAGGTTGGGTGACGATAGACGTCGCCGACGATGTTCGATTTGCGCGAGGCGAGCAATATGCAGCCCAGCGCCAGGGGCAGTACCAGCGCATTCAACGTGCCCGCCACCACCAGAACCTTCACCGGCTGGCCGACCAGGCTGTAGATGAGTGTCGAGCAGGCGATGAAGGCGATCACGACTCGCTGGTTATGCCGCCGAATGCTGTCATGCAGCGAGTACATGAAGGTCACGCTGGTATAGGCAGCACCGATCACCGATGACACCGAGGCGGCCAGCAGCACCACTCCGAATATCTTGTAGCCAATGGTGCCCATCGAATGGGAGAACACCGACGCAGCGGGATTGCTCGGATCAAGGCTCAGGCCCTGGCTGACGACTCCGAGCGCCGCCAGGAACAAGCAGATACGCACGACGCCGGTCGTGGCGATGCCGATCACGGCCGCGCGAGTCACCAGCCTTACATTTTCGACACCGGTGATGCCGGCTTCGACCAGTCGATGGCCACCGGAGAATGAGATATAGCCGCCGACCGTGCCGCCTACCAAGGTCACGATCGGCAGTAGCAGGATCAGCGGGTCGTCAGGGTTGAAGCTGCGGCTCATCGCCTCGAGCAGCGGTGGGTTCGACTGCAGCATGGCGTAGCCGATCATGCACAGCATCACCAGCCCGAGCACCTGCATCACCGAGTCCATTACGCCCTTGGCATTGCGCAGCAGGAAAATTCCGATGATCAGCACGGCGGCGATCAACGAGCCGATTACCGGCGGGATGCCGAAAATGACGTTCATTGCCAGGCCGGCGCCACCGATGTTGCCGATGTTGAAGGCGATGCCGCCAAGCACGATGAAGGCGGATATCAGATGGCCGACGCCGGGTATTACCCGGTTGGCGACGTCCTGGCCGCGCAGGTTGGCAACGGTGATCACCCGCCAGATATTGAGCTGGGCACCGATGTCGATGAGCAAAGAGATCAGGATCGCGAAGGCGAAACTCGCCAGATACTTCTCGGTGAACAGCGAGGTCTGGGTTAGAAACGCGGGTCCGATGGACGAGGTGGCCATGATGAAAATGGCGCCGCGTAGGACGTTGCGCTGAGCGGGAGTGCCGCGTTCGGCTTGTGTGGATTGCATTGGATACCTTCTTTTTCTTGGCGTTGGGGCAGGTAGAAATGCGTCCGGGTCATACCCGGCAATGTTGTTCTTGTAGGAATAAATAGCCGTTGGTCAGCTGTTTCTCATGAGCGACTAGCGCCACTGCGCGAGCAGTTCGCGGTGTGCCCGTTGCGCGGCCTCCAGTGAAATCGGTTTAAGCCTGAGAGGGGTGCCGGGCAGACACTGCGCCAGCTGGGCTACCGCCGCTGGTGTCAGCGCGCCTAGGCGTGGATAGCCGCCGATTGTCTGGCGGTCGTTGAGCAGGATGATCGGCTGTCCATCGGCTGGAACCTGAATCGCGCCGAGCGGCACGCCTTCGGAAATCATCGATGAGCGCGTGCTGTGAAGCGCGGGGCCGAGCAAGCGCACGCCCATGCGGTCGGCCCGCTGATCGACGGTCCACTCGCTATTGAAGGCATCGAACAGACTCTGGCCGCTGAAATCTCCGATCTGTGCACCGAGTACGACCGAAAGGGCCAGGTTCGATGGCGGCGCGACGGTTTGCGACGGCAGTTCGCGCGAAACGGACGGAGCATTTTCGAGCCAATGCAAGCGGTCGCCATCGGCCAGCGCCCGGCCGTCACCCGTCAAGCCTCCGAGCTGTTCGCGGCGCACTGTGGCGCAGCTGTCCAGTACCGGCGTCGCCTGAAAGCCGCCTGGCGCGGCGAGATAAGCGCGAACGCCTCGCTTCGGATGAGCGAAGGTAAGCAGCTGGCCGCGACGAACCTTGAAGCTGCGCCCCGGGACGATGGCCTCGCCATCAAGTTCGGCGGCAAGGTCGGCGCCACAGATTGCCAGGCGGGTATCGCTTTCCGCGCGCAGGCTGAAGTTTCCCAGCGTGATTTCCACCGTCGCGGCCTGCACCGGGTTACCGAGCAGCCAGTTGGCCCAGCTGTGGGAAATCCAGTCCACCGGCCCGCCCTGGGTAACACCGAGGTGGCGCACACCCATACGGCCGCCGTCCTGCAAGCTGGCCAGTGCGCCGGCGCGTTCGATAAGCAGACTCATGCAGCTGTCTCCTCGAAGGGGCTGTCATCTCCGCCCAGGCGGATGAATTCGGCGCGCTCGATGGGCACGAACCGCACCCGATCCCCTGGCTGCCAGAGGCTGTAGCCGTCGAGCTCGCGGTCGAACAGACGAACCGGGCTGCGCCCGATCAGATTCCAGCCACCCGGTGAAACCAGTGGATAGATCGCCGTCTGCCGATCGGCTATGCCCAGGCTTCCCGCCGGCACCTGCTTGCGCGGTGTGGCCAGGCGCGGGCTGGCCAGACGCTCATCGACCAATCCGAGAAAGGCGAAGCCCGGTGCGAAGCCCAGGGCGAATACCTGATAGATATGCGCGCTGTGTTGCTCGATCACGCCGGTTACGCCCAGCCCGCTGCGTTTGCCCAATGACTCAAGCTCTGGGCCGATGCTGGTGTCGTACCACACCGGTATGTCGTGCTGGCGAGCACTTTCGGCAGCGGCCGGCTGAAGACCTTCGAGCGCGTGATGGAGGTGCTGGCGGGCCTGCTGGTCGTCCAGTCGGGTCAGGTCGTAATGCACCAGCAGGGTGGTGTAGGAAGGCACCAGATCGATCAGTGCCGTGCCGAAGGCTTCGCGCACCCGCTGACTGGCGGCGAGCATCCACGGCATGTTGTCTTCATCGATATGCTCGAACAGGCGCAGCACCAGGCTATCGACGCCGACCACTTCGATCCGCGGCTTCATGCGGGAAGCGCCTGCAGCGCCTGGCGAATGCGCTGGACCGCGGCGACGGAGCCGGCGTTGTCGCCGTGTACGCAGAGGGTGTCGGCCTGCAGTATCAGCGCGCTGCCATCACTGGCGGTCAGGGGTTCGCCCTTGGCCAGGCGCAGCGCCTGGTCGGCGACGGTGTCGGCATCGTGGTGGACGGCGCCTGGCAGGCTACGTGACACCAGCATGCCCGCCGCGTCGTAGGCGCGGTCAGCGAACACCTCGAACCACAGGCTGATGCCCATTTCCGCCGCCAGCGCCTGGCTTGCGCTGTTGTCGCGTGTGGACATCAGCATCAGCGGCAGGTTGGCGCTGTAGGCCTTGATGGCGCTCATCACCGCACGCAGCAGCTCGGGCTGGCGCATCATGTCGTTGTACAGCGCACCGTGCGGTTTGACGTAGCGGACCTGCGTGCCTTCGGCGCGGCAGATGCCGTCGAGCGCGCCGATCTGATAGAGCAGCATGTTCTCCACTTCGGCCGGGCTGCAGGCCATGGAGCGCCGGCCGAAGCCGACCAGATCCGGATAGGCCGGGTGCGCACCGATACGCACATCATGCTGCCGCGCCAGTACAACGGTGCGGCGCATGATCTGCGGGTCAGAGGCGTGGAAGCCACAGGCAATGTTGGCGCAGTCGATGAAGGGCATCACCTCGGCGTCCAGGCCCATGCTCCAGGCGCCGAAGCTTTCCCCTATATCGCAGTTAAGTAACAGACGGCTCACGATGGCTGCTCCTTTCGAGATTGGCCGGTGCGTTGCGGCGTGTTTAAGGGCGATACATTGATAAAGTATCGATAAATTATCAACGAGTTTTTCCTTTGCTCTGCCGAAGTGACCGATCGGACATTGCTGTATCCTTGCCCGCCACCTCGATACGATCGGCGCTGCCGCTTCATAAATCAGGAACTCAAGATGGTTGACGCCAAAAGCCCCCGTCCGTTGCGATCTTCGATCGTCGCTTCGGCGCACCTCGCCGAACAGTCCCAGGAACTGTCCGAACTCGAGTACGGCATCATCGTCGCCAGCGCCGCGCTGATGCGCTGGATGGAGCGCTGCATGCAGGCCTGCGGCACGGTGGAGATGAACGCGCTGGACGTCATGGTGCTGCACAATCTCACCAGCCGTGGGCGCGCGAAGCGACAGGCGGACATCTGCCTGCTGCTCAATGTGGAAGACACCCACACCGTGACTTATGCGCTGAAGAAGCTCGGCAAACTCGGGCTGGTGGAAGGGGCGAAGCAGGGCAAGGAGATGTTCTATCGCACCACCGACAAGGGCCGTGCGCTTTGTCAGGAATACGCCGACATCCGCCGCGAATGCCTGATCGCCTCGTTCGAGAACCTCAATATCGACCCCGATGAGATCCACCGCCTGGCGGGCATGCTGCGCGCCATGTCGGGCCTGTACGACCAGGCCGCACGTGCGGCCACCTCCCTGTAATCCGTTTCACCGAGTCTGGAATCCAACGATGCGTATCGAACCCCGCCCCTTGCCCGAGCAGCTGCCTGACCTTGGCGATCTGCCGCCGTTGCTGCAGCGCCTCTATGCTGCCCGGGGCGTGGCCAGCGCGGCGGAGCTGGACAAGGGATTGGCGCGGCTGATTCCTTATAAGCAGCTCAAGGGCATCGATGCGGCGGTCGAGCTGCTGGTCGAGGCGCTGGAGAAACGTCAGCGCATTCTTTTTGTCGGCGATTTCGACGCCGACGGCGCGACGGCAAGCACTGTCGGCGTACTCGGTTTGCGCCAGTTGGGCGCCGCGCATGTCGATTACCTGGTACCCAATCGCTTCGAATATGGCTACGGCCTGACGCCGGAAATTGTCGCCGTCGCGTTGCAGCGTGAGCCCGATCTGTTGGTGACCGTGGACAACGGCATTTCCAGTGTCGACGGCGTGGCGGCGGCAAAGGCGGCTGGTTTGAAGGTGCTGGTGACCGACCATCACCTGCCGGGCCACGAACTGCCGGCGGCCGATGCCATCGTCAACCCCAATCAGCCTGAGTGTGCCTTTCCCAGCAAGTGCATCGCCGGGGTCGGGGTCATTTTCTACGTGTTGCTGGCCCTGCGCGCGCGCCTGCGTGAGCTGAACTGGTTCATCCGTCAGGGCTGGGCAGAGCCGAACCTGGCTGAACTATTGGATCTGGTGGCGCTAGGCAGTGTCGCCGACGTGGTACCGCTGGATGCCAACAATCGCATCCTGGTCCATCAGGGATTGGCGCGGATTCGCGCGGGGCGGGCGAGGGCGGGCCTGCGGGCGATTCTCGAAGTGGCGGGGCGCGACCATCGACGCATCACCTCCACCGATCTGGGCTTCATTCTCGGGCCGCGGCTCAACGCGGCCGGGCGGCTGGATGACATGTCGCTGGGCATCGAATGCCTGCTCTGCGAGGACGAGGCGCTGGCGCGCGACATGGCGGTCCAGCTCGATGAGCTGAACAAGGACCGCAAGAGCATCGAGCAGGGCATGCAGCGCGAGGCGCTGGCGCAGCTCAAGGATTTGCCCCTGGAAGACCTGCCGTTCGGCCTGTGCCTGTTCGAAGCCGACTGGCACCAGGGTGTGATCGGCATCCTGGCGTCGCGCCTTAAGGAGCGCTATTACCGTCCGACCATCGCCTTCGCCGATGCGGGCGATGGCCTGCTCAAGGGCTCTGCGCGCTCGGTGCCGGGCTTTCATATCCGCGATGCGCTGGATGCAGTCGCCGCTAAGCATCCCGGTTTGATCAGCAAGTTCGGCGGACACGCCATGGCGGCCGGGCTTTCACTACCGCAAGCCAACTTCGGCGCCTTCGCCGCCGCGTTCGACGCCGAAGTGCGCCGTCAGCTTTGCGAGGACGACCTCACTGGCCGGCTACTTACCGACGGCCAGCTGAGTGTCGAGGAATTTCACCTGGAGCTGGCGCGTGCGCTGCGCAATGCCGGGCCCTGGGGGCAGCACTTTCCAGAGCCGATGT
This region includes:
- a CDS encoding NRAMP family divalent metal transporter, encoding MQSTQAERGTPAQRNVLRGAIFIMATSSIGPAFLTQTSLFTEKYLASFAFAILISLLIDIGAQLNIWRVITVANLRGQDVANRVIPGVGHLISAFIVLGGIAFNIGNIGGAGLAMNVIFGIPPVIGSLIAAVLIIGIFLLRNAKGVMDSVMQVLGLVMLCMIGYAMLQSNPPLLEAMSRSFNPDDPLILLLPIVTLVGGTVGGYISFSGGHRLVEAGITGVENVRLVTRAAVIGIATTGVVRICLFLAALGVVSQGLSLDPSNPAASVFSHSMGTIGYKIFGVVLLAASVSSVIGAAYTSVTFMYSLHDSIRRHNQRVVIAFIACSTLIYSLVGQPVKVLVVAGTLNALVLPLALGCILLASRKSNIVGDVYRHPTWMLVFGILAMLATAVGVVMSFNAFVQFWQS
- a CDS encoding biotin-dependent carboxyltransferase family protein, translating into MSLLIERAGALASLQDGGRMGVRHLGVTQGGPVDWISHSWANWLLGNPVQAATVEITLGNFSLRAESDTRLAICGADLAAELDGEAIVPGRSFKVRRGQLLTFAHPKRGVRAYLAAPGGFQATPVLDSCATVRREQLGGLTGDGRALADGDRLHWLENAPSVSRELPSQTVAPPSNLALSVVLGAQIGDFSGQSLFDAFNSEWTVDQRADRMGVRLLGPALHSTRSSMISEGVPLGAIQVPADGQPIILLNDRQTIGGYPRLGALTPAAVAQLAQCLPGTPLRLKPISLEAAQRAHRELLAQWR
- the pxpB gene encoding 5-oxoprolinase subunit PxpB, which codes for MKPRIEVVGVDSLVLRLFEHIDEDNMPWMLAASQRVREAFGTALIDLVPSYTTLLVHYDLTRLDDQQARQHLHHALEGLQPAAAESARQHDIPVWYDTSIGPELESLGKRSGLGVTGVIEQHSAHIYQVFALGFAPGFAFLGLVDERLASPRLATPRKQVPAGSLGIADRQTAIYPLVSPGGWNLIGRSPVRLFDRELDGYSLWQPGDRVRFVPIERAEFIRLGGDDSPFEETAA
- a CDS encoding 5-oxoprolinase subunit PxpA gives rise to the protein MSRLLLNCDIGESFGAWSMGLDAEVMPFIDCANIACGFHASDPQIMRRTVVLARQHDVRIGAHPAYPDLVGFGRRSMACSPAEVENMLLYQIGALDGICRAEGTQVRYVKPHGALYNDMMRQPELLRAVMSAIKAYSANLPLMLMSTRDNSASQALAAEMGISLWFEVFADRAYDAAGMLVSRSLPGAVHHDADTVADQALRLAKGEPLTASDGSALILQADTLCVHGDNAGSVAAVQRIRQALQALPA
- a CDS encoding winged helix DNA-binding protein, with protein sequence MVDAKSPRPLRSSIVASAHLAEQSQELSELEYGIIVASAALMRWMERCMQACGTVEMNALDVMVLHNLTSRGRAKRQADICLLLNVEDTHTVTYALKKLGKLGLVEGAKQGKEMFYRTTDKGRALCQEYADIRRECLIASFENLNIDPDEIHRLAGMLRAMSGLYDQAARAATSL
- the recJ gene encoding single-stranded-DNA-specific exonuclease RecJ, which encodes MRIEPRPLPEQLPDLGDLPPLLQRLYAARGVASAAELDKGLARLIPYKQLKGIDAAVELLVEALEKRQRILFVGDFDADGATASTVGVLGLRQLGAAHVDYLVPNRFEYGYGLTPEIVAVALQREPDLLVTVDNGISSVDGVAAAKAAGLKVLVTDHHLPGHELPAADAIVNPNQPECAFPSKCIAGVGVIFYVLLALRARLRELNWFIRQGWAEPNLAELLDLVALGSVADVVPLDANNRILVHQGLARIRAGRARAGLRAILEVAGRDHRRITSTDLGFILGPRLNAAGRLDDMSLGIECLLCEDEALARDMAVQLDELNKDRKSIEQGMQREALAQLKDLPLEDLPFGLCLFEADWHQGVIGILASRLKERYYRPTIAFADAGDGLLKGSARSVPGFHIRDALDAVAAKHPGLISKFGGHAMAAGLSLPQANFGAFAAAFDAEVRRQLCEDDLTGRLLTDGQLSVEEFHLELARALRNAGPWGQHFPEPMFHGVFQLVQQRLVGERHLKLVLKSECGSLTLDGIAFNIDREIWPNPTVRWAELAYKLDVNEYRGQESVQLMVAHIAPR